Genomic window (Sphingomonas japonica):
CCTGATGCCGGCGACGCTCTATTACAGCCACAAGATCCTCGAGCAGATGTCCGCCGACCGCCATTCGAAGAAGGCGCCGTTCCTCGAGCCCGATGCCAAGAGCCAGGTGACGCTGCGCTATGACGGCAGCAAGCCGGTCGCATGCACCGCGGTCGTCGTGTCCACCCAGCATGCGCCGGGATACGATACCGGCGACAAGGAAGCCGCGCTTCATGCTTATGTGAAGTCGGTCGTTGCCGACGTCATTCCCGCGGAGTTGCTGTCGGACGATACCGTCTATCACATCAACCCGACCGGCAGCTTCGAGATCGGCGGGCCCGATGGCGACGCGGGGCTGACCGGGCGCAAGATCATCGTCGACACCTATGGCGGCGCGGCACCACACGGCGGCGGCGCGTTCAGCGGCAAGGATCCGACCAAGGTCGATCGCTCCGCCGCATACATCACGCGCTATCTGGCGAAGAACATCGTCGCGGCCGGGCTCGCCCAGCGCTGCACCATCCAGCTGGCCTATGCGATCGGCGTATCGAAGCCGCTGTCGCTTTATGTCGACACGCACGGCACCGGCAGCGTCGGCGACGACGTTCTGGAGGCCGCGATCGGCCGGATCGACAAGCTCGGCGGTCTCACCCCGCGCGGCATTCGCACGCATCTCGGCCTCAACAAGCCGATCTATCGCAAGACCGCCGCCTATGGCCATTTCGGGCGTACGCCCGAAGGCGACAGCTTCCCTTGGGAACGCACTGATCTGATCGACGATCTCAAGGCTGCGCTCGCGGACTGAGCGAGGACGGGACCGCCGCCGACGGCGACGGTCCTGCCGCTTCGATCAGCGGCTGCGGCCGCGCGTCATCGGGTCGGGTTTGGCGGGCCGCTTCCAGTCGCGGGGCGTGGCTGGCTTGGGGTGTTGCGATCCGATCCCCATCGCGCCCGGCTGCTGACGTTGAAGCCCGGCAAAATCGCCGCCGGCACTGCCCTGCCCCGCTTGCCGCAATAGAATCAGCCGGTTGCGCAGTGCTGCTGCGCGCTCGAAATCCTGCGCTTCTGCCGCTTCGCGCATCGCAGCATCGAGGCCGGCCTCGTCAAGACCGGCCCCGATATCACCGTCGTCAGGCAAGCGTGCGCACCTTCGGCTCCCGGTCATAGTAACGATGCTTGGCGGCATCGACGAACCCGCCGAGGTCGGTGACACCGCCGTCCGGCTCGACGCCCGCCTTATCGAGCAACGGCCTGGCCGCAGCGGACGCGCCGATCGCCTTTAGGTGACCGAACGCATCCATCACAAACTGCACCGCAGCGCCTTCTTTCAAGAGTGCCTTGCAACCCTCTTCGCCAAGGACGATCGCAACCGCGTCGAAAATCTGCGACGGCGACCCGGCAAGCTGGCCGTCCGCCTTGCGCACGCTGCCGTCGGACAGTTTCGCGCCGCCAACCTTGGGCGCGACCAGTACCGCCTTGCCCTTCGCGCTCTCGACCGCCGCGACCAGCGCGTCGATCTCACCCGCATCGCTGCCGTCGGCGATGAGGATGCCGACCGCGCGGCCTTCGAGTGTCGCCTTCATGTTCTTGTGGATCGACAGCGCGTCCGACGGGTCCATATCGACCGGCTCGCGCGCCGCGTCGTTCCTTTCGGGCAAGTCGATCCCCAGCCCATCGGCAACCCGCTTGGCAAGCTCCTCGTCGACATTGCGCAGGTTGCCGACCATGCGCGGCGGCACCTGATCGAGCAGCCCGACCTTGGACAGCTCGAACACAAACGACGAGGCGATATGCGCCTGCTCATGCGCGTCCTGCGACCGGTAGAACAGCCGCGCCTGGCTGTAGTGATCGGCAAAGAGTTCGGCTCGCACGCGCAGCTTTTCGCCCTGCTCGTCTGGCCCCGTCGCGGCGTTGGTCGTGACGAAGCCGCGCTCGGCGCTTTCGCGCGGACCACCTTCCTCGCCATGTGCGGCGAGGCTGTTGGGCTCGTAATTGGCGCGACCCTTGGGCACCTGCGTCTGCATCTTGCCGTCGCGCTGAAAATTGCCGAACGGGCAGCGCGGGGCGTTGATCGGGATCTGGTGGAAGTTGGTGGTGCCCAGCCGGGAGTTCTGCGTGTCGAGATAGCTGAACAGCCGTCCCTGCAGCAGCGGGTCGTTCGAGAAATCGATCCCCGGCACGATGTTGCTCGGCAGGAATGCGACCTGCTCGGTCTCGGCGAAGAAATTGTCAGGATTGCGGTTGAGCGTCAGCGTGCCGATGATCCGCACCGGCACGTCGTCCTCCGGGATCAATTTGGTCGCGTCGAGCACGTCATAGGGCTGCGCTTCGGCGAAGGCTTCGTCGAAAACCTGGATGCCGAGGTCCCATTGCGGAAAATCGCCGGTGTCGATCGCTTCCCACAAGTCGCGGCGCTGATAGTCGTTGTCCGCCGCCTGCAGCTTCAACGCCTCGTCCCAGATCGTCGATTGCAGTCCGAGCCTCGGCTTCCAGTGGAACTTGACGAACGACGCCTTGCCTTGCGCATTGACCAGCTTGAACGTGTGGACGCCAAACCCTTCCATCATCCGAAACGAACGCGGCAGGGTGCGATCGGACATCGCCCACATCAGCATGTGCGTCGTCTCGGGCATCAGGCTCGCCCAGTCCCAGAAGGTATCGTGCGCGCTGCCGGCCTGGGGATAGGCGCGGTCGGCCTCCATCTTCACCGAATGGACGAGGTCGGGAAACTTGAGCGCGTCCTGGATGAAGAACACCGGGATGTTGTTGCCGACCAGATCCCAATTGCCTTCGCGGGTGTAAAATTTGACGGCGAACCCGCGCACGTCACGCGGCGTGTCGACCGACCCCGCGCCGCCCGCGACGGTCGAGAAGCGCACGAACACCTCGGTTTTCGCGCCCTTGGTGAACACCGCGGCCCGCGACAGGTCGGAAATATCGTCGGTCGCCTCGAACACGCCATGCGCACCCGATCCGCGGGCATGGACGATACGCTCGGGAATCCGTTCGTGATCGAAATGGAAGATCTTCTCGCGCAGCACGAAATCCTCAAGCAGCGTCGGCCCGCGCGCGCCCGATTTCAGGCTGTTCTGGTTGTCGAAGATCGGTACGCCGTGATTGGTCGTCAGCACCGCGGCATCGCCCTGCGCCTGCTGGTGCGTCTCACCGCCATGTCCTTGATTCGTCTTGAAAGCTTCGGTCATCAAAAATGCTCCTGGGTTCGGACAGTGAACCATCGGCACGCGCATCGGGGTCCGACAGGATTTGAACCTTTCTCGATCGCTGCCTATGGGGCGCTCGATGAACGATCCCACCACCATCCGCCGGCTCTATGGCCGCCGCCAGGGTCACAAGCTGCGCCACGGCCAGGCCGCGCTGGTCGAGGAGTTGCTGCCGCGCGTGGCGATTCCCGACAACGGCCCGCTCGACGCAGCGACGCTGTTCGGCGGCGACCGCCCTATGGAGTTCGAGATCGGCTTTGGCGCCGGCGAGCACCTCGCCGCGCAGGCAGCGGCGCGGCCGGGCACCGGGTTCATCGGTTGCGAACCGTTTCTCAACGGCGTGGTCGGTGCGTTGTCGCACATCCGCGATGGCCGGCTCGACAATGTCCGGCTCTATATGGGCGACGCGCTGCAGGCGCTCGAACGGGTGCCCGACGCCAACCTCGACCGGCTCTACCTTCTCCACCCCGATCCCTGGCGCAAAGCGCGGCACGCCAAGCGGCGCATGGTCAACCACGGTCCGCTCGACCTCATCGCCGCCAAGCTGAAGCCCGGCGGCGAGTTCCGTCTTGGCACCGACGATCCGACCTATTGCCGCTGGTCGATGATGGTGATGACGGCGCGGCGCGATTTCGACTGGCTGGCAGGGAGTGCGCAGGACTTCCTGACCCGGCCCGACGACTGGCCGGAGACGCGCTACGAACGCAAGGCGCGGCGGCAGGGCCACGAGGTGTGGTACATGACCTACCGCCGCCGTTGACGCGCAAGCGAGCGATATCGCCGTCGTCCGCACTCTATCGCACCATGATATCTGGCATCTTTTCTGCGATGTCGTGATTAGCTTCGCCTCGCCGGGATACCGCGTACACGTTGCCTTGCGACCGTTCGGCACACAGCCGAGACAGTGCAAGATGGGAATGACGGGCGCAGACATGCGTCGCGCGTTGCGCGCAAGCATATTCCTCGCGAGCTCGCATGCGGTAATATTCCCGGTCAGAGCGGGTCATAGCCGCTCGCTTCGCCATATTCCTCATCTTCTGCATCGAAACCTGCAGCGGCGCGAAGGCGACCGATATCCGGGATGAAAGCGCTCCGTCTGCTGAGCGTCAGCAGTCCCTCGCTTCTGAGCTTCTGAAGCGTGCGATTGACGTGAACGGGCGTCAGCCCGAGAACATCGGCGACCTGCTCCTGTGTGAGGGGACATGCGAAAGTATCGCCCGCTACGCGTCCTGATCGATCGAGACGCGCGTGGAGTTCGGCGAAAAGATGCGCGATCCTCGTCCGAGCGTCGCGGCGCCCCAGACTCACCAGACGGGCGCGCAGCATACGCAGTTCGGCCTCACGCGCGCGTGCCTTCATGTGTTGAAGGGCCTTTGCGGCATATCCCTGCAGACAACCCTCGCTGAGGATCATCACGCGCGCCGCGCCGCATGCGATGGTCTCCCGACGCGCGAACATGGCTGCCGGGATGAGATCGCCGGGGACCAGCACGTCCGTGATCTGGCGGGCACCGTTGCGAAGGATGTGCTCGCGATAGGCCCAACCATCGGCGAGGCGGCAGAGATACTCGGCCGGCCGTGGGCCGACCGCGATAGGTTGCCGATCGCCGAAGGTCACCATTTCGACGATCATGTCGGCTGCCGCGCCGGGCAAGATGTCCCGGTCGATGCCACCGGCGCTTACCGACCGCGACGATGCGATCGGTAAAGCAGCGGAGTGAAGGCCCCCCAGGCGGGCGGGGCGCACGATGTGAGCGTTCATCGCTTCGTCCTCGGTCATGGAATCAGGGGTTCGATTGCCGGGAAGCTCAGCCGGCGGACTGCGAACGATCGCCGGTCCCCACCAGCCCGGTCATGCCGTGCGGATCGATCACGAACTTCTTGGGCGATCCGTCCCGGAAGACCTCATAGGCGTCGACCGCGTCGTCCAGCGATATGACCTCGGTGTTCAGAAGCGGCGTCAGATAGGGCATGCGGTCCCACAGGATCGCCATCATCAGCTCGCGATTATAGCGCATCACGGGGCACTGGCCGGCGGTAAAGCTCGGCGACTTCACCCAGGCGCCGGGAAATCCCAGCGCCATCAGCCCCTGCTTGTTGAGATCGGTGGGCGCGCCGGGGTCCTGATCGGTGTAGACGCCCGGAATGCCCATTGCGCCAGCGGGCCGGATCACCTCCATCATCGTGTTGATGACGGCTTCCTCGACATTGTGCGAGCAGCCGTTCGGCCCGTTGCCATGGCATTCGAGCCCGACGCAATCGACCGCCGCATCGACCCACCGCGAGCCGGTGCCCAGGATCGCCTCGATCTGGTCGGCGACGGGCGTGGCGCTTGACGGGTCGACCACTTCGTACCCTGCCTGCGTAACCAGTTCGCGCCGTGCCGGATTGGAATCGCCGACGATGATGCACGATGCGCCGAGCAGTTGCGCGCTGGCGGCGGCGCATCGCCCCACCGGCCCGGCGCCCGCGATATAGACGGTGGAGCCGGTGCCTACTCGCGCCTCGACACAGCCATGATAGCCGGTGGGCAGAATGTCGGAGAGCAGGGTGAGGTCTCGGATCTTCTCCATCGCCTGATCGCGATCCAGAAATCGCAGCAGCTGGAAGTCGGCCCAGGGCACCAGCATATATTCGGCCTGGCCGCCCTGCCAGCCGCCCAGATTGAAGCCGTAGGCGCCGCAAAAGCCCAGTTCCTCGTTGGCGTTGAGGCAGACCTCGGTATGTCGTTCCCGGCAGTTGCGGC
Coding sequences:
- the metK gene encoding methionine adenosyltransferase, encoding MRTNYLFTSESVSEGHPDKVADQISDAIVDLFLGKDPEARIACETMTTTQLVVLAGEIRCKGVFENGEWAAGALEEIERTVRHTVKEIGYEQAGFHWETLRFENNLHAQSAHIAQGVDASGNKDEGAGDQGIMFGYAADDTPDLMPATLYYSHKILEQMSADRHSKKAPFLEPDAKSQVTLRYDGSKPVACTAVVVSTQHAPGYDTGDKEAALHAYVKSVVADVIPAELLSDDTVYHINPTGSFEIGGPDGDAGLTGRKIIVDTYGGAAPHGGGAFSGKDPTKVDRSAAYITRYLAKNIVAAGLAQRCTIQLAYAIGVSKPLSLYVDTHGTGSVGDDVLEAAIGRIDKLGGLTPRGIRTHLGLNKPIYRKTAAYGHFGRTPEGDSFPWERTDLIDDLKAALAD
- a CDS encoding UvrB/UvrC motif-containing protein yields the protein MPDDGDIGAGLDEAGLDAAMREAAEAQDFERAAALRNRLILLRQAGQGSAGGDFAGLQRQQPGAMGIGSQHPKPATPRDWKRPAKPDPMTRGRSR
- a CDS encoding catalase; translation: MTEAFKTNQGHGGETHQQAQGDAAVLTTNHGVPIFDNQNSLKSGARGPTLLEDFVLREKIFHFDHERIPERIVHARGSGAHGVFEATDDISDLSRAAVFTKGAKTEVFVRFSTVAGGAGSVDTPRDVRGFAVKFYTREGNWDLVGNNIPVFFIQDALKFPDLVHSVKMEADRAYPQAGSAHDTFWDWASLMPETTHMLMWAMSDRTLPRSFRMMEGFGVHTFKLVNAQGKASFVKFHWKPRLGLQSTIWDEALKLQAADNDYQRRDLWEAIDTGDFPQWDLGIQVFDEAFAEAQPYDVLDATKLIPEDDVPVRIIGTLTLNRNPDNFFAETEQVAFLPSNIVPGIDFSNDPLLQGRLFSYLDTQNSRLGTTNFHQIPINAPRCPFGNFQRDGKMQTQVPKGRANYEPNSLAAHGEEGGPRESAERGFVTTNAATGPDEQGEKLRVRAELFADHYSQARLFYRSQDAHEQAHIASSFVFELSKVGLLDQVPPRMVGNLRNVDEELAKRVADGLGIDLPERNDAAREPVDMDPSDALSIHKNMKATLEGRAVGILIADGSDAGEIDALVAAVESAKGKAVLVAPKVGGAKLSDGSVRKADGQLAGSPSQIFDAVAIVLGEEGCKALLKEGAAVQFVMDAFGHLKAIGASAAARPLLDKAGVEPDGGVTDLGGFVDAAKHRYYDREPKVRTLA
- the trmB gene encoding tRNA (guanine(46)-N(7))-methyltransferase TrmB, whose translation is MNDPTTIRRLYGRRQGHKLRHGQAALVEELLPRVAIPDNGPLDAATLFGGDRPMEFEIGFGAGEHLAAQAAARPGTGFIGCEPFLNGVVGALSHIRDGRLDNVRLYMGDALQALERVPDANLDRLYLLHPDPWRKARHAKRRMVNHGPLDLIAAKLKPGGEFRLGTDDPTYCRWSMMVMTARRDFDWLAGSAQDFLTRPDDWPETRYERKARRQGHEVWYMTYRRR
- a CDS encoding Crp/Fnr family transcriptional regulator produces the protein MTEDEAMNAHIVRPARLGGLHSAALPIASSRSVSAGGIDRDILPGAAADMIVEMVTFGDRQPIAVGPRPAEYLCRLADGWAYREHILRNGARQITDVLVPGDLIPAAMFARRETIACGAARVMILSEGCLQGYAAKALQHMKARAREAELRMLRARLVSLGRRDARTRIAHLFAELHARLDRSGRVAGDTFACPLTQEQVADVLGLTPVHVNRTLQKLRSEGLLTLSRRSAFIPDIGRLRAAAGFDAEDEEYGEASGYDPL
- a CDS encoding glutathione-independent formaldehyde dehydrogenase, producing the protein MALQNQDYPKLQDPQGRKIEHGVILKIVTTNICGSDLHIYNGRFAAPGGMLMGHENTGEVVEVGAHVERVKVGDICSVPFNVACGTCRNCRERHTEVCLNANEELGFCGAYGFNLGGWQGGQAEYMLVPWADFQLLRFLDRDQAMEKIRDLTLLSDILPTGYHGCVEARVGTGSTVYIAGAGPVGRCAAASAQLLGASCIIVGDSNPARRELVTQAGYEVVDPSSATPVADQIEAILGTGSRWVDAAVDCVGLECHGNGPNGCSHNVEEAVINTMMEVIRPAGAMGIPGVYTDQDPGAPTDLNKQGLMALGFPGAWVKSPSFTAGQCPVMRYNRELMMAILWDRMPYLTPLLNTEVISLDDAVDAYEVFRDGSPKKFVIDPHGMTGLVGTGDRSQSAG